The following are from one region of the Paenibacillus protaetiae genome:
- a CDS encoding alpha/beta hydrolase, protein MEKQLVLRHEGLELTASLHYPTGGGQDTGDKKQAVIICHGFVGSKVGVDRLFVKTARALAAQGSYVLRFDYGGCGESSGDYGSLGFDSMIDQTRTAIDYIADMDAVDPSRITLLGHSLGGAVAIAAAVRDKRVKRLVLWSPVAYPFNDIVRIVGRSSYDEAVKKGSTDYAGYTLKPVFFDSLLQHQPFQAAPKFGGEVLLVHGTSDELIPVDYSFLYQKVFWTRSEGLCDKEILFQANHTYSSRQHQEEAIRVTADWLQGLDRQHQDWFHWSI, encoded by the coding sequence ATGGAGAAACAATTGGTGCTGCGGCATGAAGGATTGGAATTAACCGCTTCGCTTCATTATCCGACAGGCGGAGGGCAAGATACTGGAGATAAGAAACAAGCTGTTATTATTTGCCATGGCTTTGTTGGCAGCAAAGTTGGCGTTGACCGCCTGTTTGTTAAAACCGCCCGCGCGCTTGCAGCCCAAGGCTCCTATGTGCTCCGTTTCGATTACGGCGGCTGCGGAGAAAGCAGCGGCGATTACGGTTCGCTTGGCTTTGACAGCATGATTGACCAGACCCGTACTGCGATTGATTACATCGCGGATATGGACGCAGTCGATCCGAGCCGCATTACGCTGCTGGGCCACAGTCTGGGCGGTGCGGTTGCGATCGCCGCAGCGGTGAGAGACAAACGAGTCAAACGGCTCGTATTATGGTCCCCGGTCGCTTATCCGTTTAACGATATCGTTCGTATTGTCGGGCGCAGCAGTTATGATGAAGCGGTTAAAAAAGGCAGCACCGATTATGCGGGTTACACGCTGAAGCCGGTGTTTTTCGACTCGCTGCTGCAGCATCAGCCGTTTCAGGCGGCGCCTAAGTTCGGCGGCGAGGTGCTGCTTGTGCATGGCACAAGCGATGAGCTGATTCCGGTCGACTACAGCTTCCTGTACCAGAAGGTGTTCTGGACCCGCAGCGAAGGGCTGTGCGATAAAGAAATTCTTTTTCAGGCGAATCATACGTATTCGTCCCGCCAGCATCAAGAGGAAGCGATCCGCGTTACAGCCGATTGGCTGCAAGGCTTGGACCGCCAGCATCAGGACTGGTTTCATTGGAGCATTTAA
- a CDS encoding DUF47 domain-containing protein — translation MFKKKDIFFKTLEEMADTLVEATAYFAEGLDDLSDVTAFAKRMKEYESECDKYTHTIFTELNKTFITPIEREDIMALTTSLDDVLDEVEACASRFEMYNVTEKDEYIGLFVDILVRSSQQIKKAIYLLTEKKLLAIREPNIALNELENQADDLLRVGIKSLFANVTDPIELMKRKEIYEMLEQTTDYCEDVADTLESIIMRNS, via the coding sequence ATGTTTAAGAAAAAAGATATCTTTTTTAAGACGTTGGAAGAAATGGCAGATACGCTTGTAGAGGCGACAGCTTATTTCGCGGAAGGCTTAGACGACTTGTCTGACGTAACGGCATTCGCCAAACGAATGAAGGAATATGAATCTGAATGCGACAAATATACGCATACGATCTTTACCGAGCTGAATAAAACCTTCATTACGCCAATTGAGCGAGAAGATATTATGGCGCTCACGACTTCGCTTGACGACGTGCTGGATGAAGTTGAAGCTTGCGCTTCCCGCTTTGAAATGTACAACGTTACGGAGAAAGACGAATACATAGGGCTGTTTGTCGACATTCTTGTTCGCTCCAGCCAGCAAATTAAAAAGGCGATATACCTTCTCACCGAGAAGAAACTGCTGGCTATCCGCGAGCCGAATATCGCGCTGAACGAATTGGAAAACCAAGCCGACGACTTGCTCCGCGTAGGGATCAAAAGCTTGTTTGCCAATGTAACGGACCCGATTGAACTTATGAAACGCAAAGAAATTTACGAAATGCTGGAGCAAACGACGGACTACTGTGAAGATGTGGCCGATACACTGGAATCGATTATTATGCGTAACAGCTAA
- a CDS encoding inorganic phosphate transporter, with protein MDSITLWLVVLLALGFDFINGFHDTANAIATSVSTRALKPRVAILLAATMNFVGAITFTGVAKTIGSGIADPAKLEHGVQVVIAALISAIVWNLATWWFGIPSSSSHALIGSLTGAVIASAGFSSVNAGGFVDIVKALIFSPLIAFTIGFIVMWLLKMIFARRSPHQINKGFRFGQIITAAFQSFSHGTNDAQKAMGIITFALVTAGIQDHFEVPLWVKLAAAASMALGTSIGGWKIIKTMGTKIFKIEPINGFAADVSSAAIILTATMIQLPVSTTHVITSSILGVGSAKRFSSVRWTLAGRIVISWVITIPITILFAAVVYWIIEALFL; from the coding sequence ATGGATTCCATAACGTTATGGCTTGTCGTATTACTTGCTCTTGGATTTGATTTTATTAACGGTTTTCACGATACCGCCAATGCAATTGCAACTTCCGTATCGACACGTGCGCTGAAGCCGCGGGTTGCAATTCTGCTGGCTGCCACGATGAACTTTGTCGGAGCGATTACGTTTACCGGCGTTGCCAAAACAATCGGCAGCGGCATTGCCGATCCGGCCAAGCTGGAGCATGGGGTACAGGTCGTAATTGCGGCGCTTATTTCTGCAATTGTCTGGAACCTCGCTACCTGGTGGTTCGGCATTCCGTCTTCTTCATCGCATGCTCTGATCGGATCGCTGACCGGCGCGGTTATTGCCTCGGCAGGCTTCTCCAGTGTAAACGCGGGCGGATTTGTTGACATTGTTAAAGCGCTTATTTTCTCGCCGCTTATTGCCTTCACCATCGGTTTTATTGTCATGTGGCTGCTTAAAATGATATTTGCCCGCAGAAGCCCGCATCAGATTAATAAAGGGTTTCGTTTCGGCCAAATTATTACCGCCGCTTTTCAATCGTTTTCCCACGGGACGAACGATGCGCAAAAAGCAATGGGGATCATTACGTTTGCCCTTGTAACGGCAGGCATCCAGGACCATTTTGAAGTGCCGCTTTGGGTTAAGCTGGCGGCAGCCGCTTCGATGGCATTGGGCACATCAATCGGCGGCTGGAAAATCATTAAAACAATGGGCACGAAAATTTTCAAAATCGAGCCGATTAACGGCTTTGCAGCAGACGTCAGCTCTGCGGCGATTATTTTGACGGCAACGATGATTCAGCTGCCGGTCAGCACGACGCATGTCATTACGTCTTCCATTCTCGGCGTAGGCAGCGCCAAACGTTTCTCCAGCGTCAGATGGACGCTTGCCGGACGTATCGTCATTTCGTGGGTCATTACAATTCCGATTACGATATTGTTTGCGGCTGTTGTTTATTGGATTATCGAAGCGTTATTCCTGTAA
- a CDS encoding transposase, whose protein sequence is MQRRRFTIEFKQQVIQEAKEVGNAAQVARRHNINPKMLYRWMEQAEHTDWKTTDSASKAIAAYTPSPQEFRSLEGENKQLKELLGEKDLEIAVLRDLLKKQNPAYRTKLK, encoded by the coding sequence ATGCAACGTAGACGGTTTACGATCGAGTTCAAACAGCAAGTGATTCAAGAAGCTAAAGAGGTCGGGAATGCTGCGCAAGTAGCGCGCCGCCATAACATAAATCCGAAGATGTTATACCGATGGATGGAGCAAGCTGAACATACGGATTGGAAAACAACAGATTCTGCATCCAAAGCGATTGCGGCTTATACACCTTCACCGCAAGAGTTTCGTTCACTTGAAGGCGAAAATAAACAACTGAAGGAACTCCTTGGCGAGAAGGATCTGGAGATTGCCGTTCTTCGTGATTTGCTAAAAAAGCAGAACCCAGCTTATCGGACAAAATTGAAATAG
- a CDS encoding diacylglycerol kinase — MKRARLIYNPTSGREEMKKRLPDILQKLEQNGIETSCHATTGAGDATKAAADAADRDYDMIIAAGGDGTLYEVVNGLAKKENRPPLGILPVGTTNDFARAVGIPKHWEYAVDLIVQQHTKAIDVGRSNDRYFINIAGGGALTDLTYDVPSRLKTMIGQLAYYMKGLEKMTHLRPTELKFEAKGVGEFHEEFMLFLICNSNSVGGFEKLAPDSKVDDGLFDVVLLRKCNLADFIRLVTLALRGEHLGDSHVIHFRTDELKVWTPDHVQINLDGEFGGTLPATFTNMPSHLQIFTDATGMASYR, encoded by the coding sequence ATGAAACGGGCAAGGCTGATATATAACCCGACATCGGGAAGAGAAGAGATGAAGAAACGCCTTCCGGACATTTTGCAAAAGCTGGAGCAAAACGGGATCGAGACGAGCTGCCATGCGACGACCGGTGCAGGTGATGCGACCAAGGCCGCTGCCGATGCGGCTGACCGGGATTATGATATGATTATTGCCGCCGGGGGCGACGGCACGCTGTATGAAGTCGTCAACGGACTGGCGAAAAAAGAAAACCGTCCGCCTCTCGGCATTTTGCCGGTAGGGACGACCAATGATTTTGCCCGTGCCGTTGGGATTCCGAAGCATTGGGAGTATGCGGTTGACCTTATCGTTCAGCAGCATACCAAAGCGATCGACGTCGGCAGGTCGAATGACCGTTACTTCATTAATATAGCTGGCGGCGGCGCGCTGACGGACCTCACCTATGATGTGCCGAGCCGGCTGAAGACGATGATCGGACAGCTTGCTTATTACATGAAGGGTCTCGAAAAAATGACCCACCTCCGCCCAACGGAACTGAAGTTCGAAGCGAAAGGCGTCGGTGAATTTCATGAGGAGTTTATGCTGTTCCTGATTTGCAATAGCAATTCGGTAGGCGGCTTTGAGAAGCTCGCCCCGGATTCCAAAGTAGACGACGGCTTGTTCGACGTCGTACTGCTGCGCAAATGCAACCTTGCGGATTTTATCCGTCTCGTTACATTGGCGCTGCGAGGAGAGCATCTTGGCGATTCCCATGTCATCCATTTTCGGACGGACGAGCTGAAAGTATGGACGCCTGACCATGTCCAGATCAATCTGGATGGCGAATTTGGCGGCACGCTGCCGGCGACGTTTACGAATATGCCAAGCCATTTGCAGATTTTTACCGATGCAACGGGGATGGCGTCTTACCGCTAG
- a CDS encoding DUF262 domain-containing protein: MSRLIDSSITIYEALQNIKNGKFVMPAFQRQYVWSIEQIEKLWDSILLDYPIATFLFWHVDDDNVTWDTYFCNFLSEVTFDSRKQADSVNYELTSIDVKITDTAVLDGQQRLTSLFLSLLGDAYIRQKHARKQNGGGLVTKLLIELNKNKLTVDEEEYNSKKYDIKFSEKVGKLSPTQFEIKSILNEKFQDGSTRDQAIDEAIANVPADSKQYARDILNKLYNKIFVEKLIRFTEIQDMKQDDALEMFVRFNSGGKALRKSEITMSILEAYWPSAKTEFGKLLVESYAGFGSDFIIRSALMLYGDVVKSNINKQIAEELKNNWSAFRKALKDLETVLKGMKIEVSRFSSSWNVLLPIIYFIYYNPEYNKNLDGIRAYLIRAVLFTYFQSGTTSKLQQMKSNINSYDYEINVDMLNQMNELRVTDGKIEDILNAEKGSRVAGEALYYLSLDWMNRNYKYEQDHLHPYDRFEGNKPVSVSMEDWKRWRGNRNRLPNLHLLEGRSNGSKNNMRLVDYYNDMNDDQKAEFLKQAMIADGVSLEIEDFEKFYEARKAILSERVRELLR, encoded by the coding sequence ATGAGTAGATTAATTGATAGCAGTATAACAATATACGAGGCTTTACAAAACATTAAAAACGGCAAGTTTGTTATGCCTGCATTTCAAAGACAGTATGTTTGGAGCATTGAGCAAATTGAAAAGTTGTGGGACTCCATTCTGCTTGATTACCCAATTGCCACATTCCTGTTCTGGCACGTGGACGATGACAATGTGACATGGGATACATACTTCTGCAACTTCCTGTCTGAGGTAACGTTCGATAGCAGAAAACAGGCAGACAGCGTAAATTATGAATTGACCAGCATAGATGTGAAGATTACTGATACTGCGGTATTGGACGGACAGCAGAGATTAACTTCTCTGTTTCTGTCCTTGTTAGGAGATGCTTATATTCGGCAAAAACACGCAAGGAAGCAAAATGGTGGTGGATTGGTTACAAAGCTATTGATTGAACTGAATAAGAATAAGCTGACTGTTGATGAAGAGGAATATAATAGTAAAAAGTATGACATCAAGTTCAGTGAAAAGGTAGGCAAGCTGAGTCCGACACAGTTTGAAATTAAGAGTATTCTAAACGAGAAGTTCCAGGATGGATCAACCAGAGACCAAGCTATCGATGAAGCTATTGCCAATGTTCCGGCAGACAGTAAACAGTATGCAAGGGATATTCTAAATAAGCTGTATAATAAAATCTTTGTAGAAAAGCTGATTCGGTTTACAGAAATCCAGGACATGAAACAGGATGATGCCCTTGAGATGTTCGTAAGGTTTAACAGCGGTGGCAAGGCACTCCGCAAATCGGAAATTACGATGTCCATCCTTGAGGCATATTGGCCAAGTGCAAAGACGGAGTTCGGAAAGCTACTTGTGGAGTCTTATGCTGGATTCGGTTCGGATTTTATAATCCGTTCTGCTCTTATGCTTTATGGTGATGTTGTAAAGTCAAATATTAACAAGCAGATAGCAGAGGAACTGAAGAATAACTGGAGTGCTTTCAGAAAGGCACTAAAGGATCTGGAAACCGTGCTGAAAGGCATGAAAATCGAGGTCAGCCGTTTTTCAAGCAGCTGGAACGTACTGTTACCTATAATCTACTTTATTTATTACAACCCAGAATATAATAAAAACCTTGATGGCATTCGTGCTTATTTGATTAGAGCGGTTCTGTTCACGTATTTCCAATCTGGCACAACTAGCAAACTTCAACAGATGAAGAGTAACATCAACAGCTATGATTATGAAATCAATGTGGATATGCTCAACCAGATGAATGAACTCCGAGTAACGGACGGCAAAATTGAAGATATACTCAATGCAGAAAAAGGCAGTAGAGTTGCTGGAGAGGCACTATATTATCTGTCCCTTGACTGGATGAACAGGAACTATAAGTATGAGCAAGACCATCTGCATCCATATGACAGATTTGAAGGTAACAAGCCTGTGTCTGTTTCTATGGAAGATTGGAAAAGGTGGCGTGGAAATCGTAATCGACTACCTAATCTACATTTGCTTGAAGGTAGAAGTAACGGTAGCAAAAATAATATGCGACTTGTTGATTATTACAATGATATGAATGATGATCAGAAAGCGGAGTTCCTGAAGCAGGCTATGATTGCAGATGGTGTTTCACTTGAAATTGAGGATTTTGAAAAGTTTTATGAGGCAAGAAAAGCAATACTCTCGGAAAGGGTACGAGAGTTGCTAAGGTGA
- a CDS encoding DUF3048 domain-containing protein, with translation MKKNRRFLFILWPAVMSVLLLLAACASSGSNEAPSPAPEATATVSPSAEPVPTEPPMTAPLTGIGRDTPADARPIGVMINNLAPARPQSGLTNADVVWEVLAEGGITRLVAIFQSTDKMDDPVGPIRSIRPYFIDLIESYGGIIAHAGGSNDAYAILQTQHKPDLDEITNAGSYFWRSKDRKAPHNLYSDLGKLKTAAAKKKYGPLDIVPAYSFDAAGAVADTDKPAGSISIRFMLKNYTVRYEYDAGSGIYKRFIGDEPHIDMNNNEQLSAANLVVLSTKHETLDDEGRLAVDMKSGGPAVLFQKGKALDCEWTRAADGMIRIMKDGKELPFIPGHTYFHIVPNDKPLEQHVTYG, from the coding sequence ATGAAAAAAAATCGCCGTTTTTTGTTCATTTTATGGCCGGCAGTGATGAGTGTACTTCTGTTATTAGCCGCTTGCGCCTCAAGTGGCTCGAATGAAGCGCCTTCGCCGGCGCCGGAGGCAACGGCAACTGTTTCGCCAAGCGCAGAGCCGGTTCCGACCGAACCGCCGATGACGGCGCCGCTCACCGGGATCGGGCGCGATACGCCCGCGGATGCCCGTCCGATTGGCGTTATGATCAATAACCTCGCGCCGGCAAGACCGCAATCCGGCTTAACAAATGCCGATGTGGTGTGGGAAGTGCTGGCGGAGGGCGGCATTACACGGCTCGTCGCTATTTTTCAAAGTACGGACAAGATGGATGATCCGGTTGGGCCGATCCGCAGCATCCGGCCTTATTTTATCGACTTGATTGAAAGCTACGGCGGGATTATCGCGCATGCGGGCGGCAGCAACGATGCTTATGCGATTTTGCAGACGCAGCACAAGCCCGACCTGGACGAAATTACGAACGCAGGCAGTTACTTCTGGCGCAGCAAGGACCGGAAAGCGCCGCATAACCTGTATTCGGATCTTGGCAAGCTGAAAACCGCAGCGGCCAAAAAGAAATACGGCCCGCTGGACATAGTTCCGGCCTATTCTTTTGACGCTGCAGGCGCTGTTGCGGATACCGATAAACCGGCGGGCAGCATCAGCATCCGTTTTATGCTCAAAAATTATACCGTCCGTTATGAGTATGATGCAGGCAGCGGTATTTATAAAAGATTTATCGGGGACGAACCTCATATTGATATGAACAATAATGAACAGCTTTCGGCGGCCAATCTCGTTGTGCTGAGCACCAAACATGAAACGCTGGATGATGAAGGGCGGCTGGCTGTAGACATGAAATCGGGAGGCCCGGCCGTTTTGTTCCAGAAAGGCAAGGCGCTGGATTGTGAATGGACCCGTGCGGCCGACGGCATGATCCGCATCATGAAAGACGGCAAGGAGCTTCCTTTTATACCCGGGCACACCTATTTCCACATAGTTCCTAACGATAAACCGCTGGAACAGCATGTCACTTACGGGTAA
- the rlmD gene encoding 23S rRNA (uracil(1939)-C(5))-methyltransferase RlmD: protein MNRKKQGFARKQPAAAKSSAHGGGKRAAHAGAKIAASEEAKTAAHGGGKTAAHTGRKTTARTAAKTAAHTGVKTAAHTAPVDKNDEVVLDIVGLTHEGEGVGRQNGFTLFVHGALPGERVRAKVLKVKKQYGYAKQLELLSASSDRIEPPCPIYKQCGGCQLQHLSYEAQLAWKRQLVVDNLTRIGKLNVAGSEAGAGAAISGGTIAGAGNGSAVEDTGAASPTKASSSSSLTNAEGGANAFSATGAGILVHPTIGMTEPWRYRNKAQVPIGVRGDLNEGELIGGFYAQGSHRIIDMNECLIQDERNDEIVRIVKQIGRELGIKPYNEETGQGILRHVMARTGYVTGEMMIVLVTNGDRLPRREEWITRIREELPQVTSIVQNVNNRNTNVVFGDTTRRLWGSEVIYDELDGIRFAISARSFYQVNPVQTIALYRKAVEYAGLTGSETVIDAYCGIGTISLFLARKAGRVYGVEIVPEAIEDAGRNAALNGITNASFEAGAAEVVIPRWREEGIVPDVMVVDPPRKGCDEALLDTILAMKPERVVYVSCNPSTLARDLRVLEDGGYRTVEVQPVDMFPHTVHVECCVSLIRK from the coding sequence ATGAACAGAAAAAAGCAAGGATTTGCACGAAAACAACCAGCGGCAGCGAAATCCTCCGCCCATGGAGGCGGAAAGAGAGCCGCCCATGCCGGTGCAAAAATAGCCGCCTCAGAGGAAGCTAAAACCGCCGCGCATGGGGGCGGAAAGACCGCAGCCCATACCGGTAGAAAGACTACGGCCCGAACCGCCGCTAAAACCGCTGCCCACACCGGCGTCAAAACTGCCGCTCATACCGCACCGGTCGATAAAAACGATGAAGTCGTGCTCGACATCGTTGGGCTGACGCACGAAGGAGAAGGGGTAGGCCGCCAGAACGGCTTTACCCTTTTTGTACATGGCGCGCTGCCGGGTGAGCGCGTGCGGGCGAAAGTGCTGAAGGTAAAGAAGCAATACGGCTATGCCAAGCAGCTGGAGCTGCTGTCGGCCAGCTCCGACCGCATCGAGCCGCCGTGCCCGATCTACAAGCAATGCGGCGGCTGCCAGCTGCAGCATTTGAGCTATGAGGCGCAGCTTGCGTGGAAACGCCAGCTCGTCGTGGACAACCTGACGCGGATCGGGAAGCTGAACGTGGCGGGCAGCGAAGCTGGAGCAGGTGCGGCCATCAGCGGCGGTACGATTGCAGGGGCAGGGAACGGCAGTGCAGTTGAAGACACCGGAGCAGCCAGCCCTACGAAAGCTTCCTCCAGCAGCAGCTTAACGAATGCCGAAGGCGGAGCTAACGCGTTTTCCGCAACTGGTGCGGGAATTCTTGTTCACCCGACCATCGGCATGACCGAGCCGTGGCGCTATCGCAACAAAGCGCAGGTGCCGATCGGCGTACGCGGCGATCTGAACGAAGGCGAGCTGATCGGCGGCTTTTATGCCCAGGGCAGCCACCGCATTATCGACATGAACGAATGCCTCATCCAGGATGAGCGCAACGATGAAATCGTCCGCATCGTGAAACAAATCGGTCGCGAGCTTGGCATCAAACCGTATAATGAAGAGACAGGGCAAGGCATCCTGCGCCATGTCATGGCACGTACCGGTTATGTCACGGGCGAAATGATGATCGTGCTCGTCACCAACGGCGACCGTCTCCCGCGCCGGGAGGAATGGATCACGCGTATCCGCGAAGAGCTGCCGCAAGTAACCAGCATCGTGCAAAACGTCAACAATCGTAACACCAACGTTGTTTTTGGCGACACCACGAGAAGGCTTTGGGGCAGCGAAGTCATTTACGACGAGCTCGACGGCATTCGTTTTGCCATCTCCGCGCGTTCGTTCTACCAGGTGAATCCGGTTCAAACGATCGCCCTCTACCGCAAAGCGGTCGAATACGCCGGCCTGACCGGCAGCGAGACAGTAATTGACGCCTACTGCGGCATCGGTACCATCTCGCTGTTTCTGGCACGTAAGGCCGGCCGCGTATACGGCGTCGAAATCGTGCCGGAAGCCATCGAAGACGCCGGCCGCAATGCCGCGCTGAACGGCATCACCAACGCCTCATTCGAGGCAGGCGCCGCCGAAGTTGTCATCCCGCGCTGGCGCGAAGAAGGCATCGTGCCCGATGTCATGGTCGTCGACCCGCCGCGCAAAGGCTGCGATGAGGCGCTGCTGGACACCATCCTCGCGATGAAACCCGAGCGAGTTGTGTATGTTAGCTGCAATCCATCCACACTCGCGCGCGATTTGCGCGTGCTCGAAGACGGCGGCTACCGCACCGTCGAGGTGCAGCCGGTGGATATGTTCCCGCATACGGTGCATGTGGAGTGTTGTGTGTCGCTCATAAGGAAGTAG
- a CDS encoding sirohydrochlorin chelatase, translating into MKQGVLVISHGSREADWIKLVDDAVNEAASSLSLSGVPVVSAFLEIVEGRLIQDGIWELERQGVTDIYVLPLFVSSGSTHVDEIAQAFGLPAAHGLQGDLEPFEVKAARVRFGQPIDDDPEVAEILLGHIRELSREPEREALLLIGHGSREAGFHERWQQGMSLLGSRLCSLGGFARAEQAMLLPDQAAEKLRGMQAERPDEAVIVVPLFLSRGYFTNHVIPGRLQGLSYRYNGKALLPHPAIAKWIARQAAAGLEGCGSGWAGSSGG; encoded by the coding sequence ATGAAGCAGGGTGTGCTGGTTATTAGCCACGGGTCCCGCGAGGCAGACTGGATCAAACTAGTGGATGACGCGGTGAACGAGGCGGCGTCATCTTTGTCGTTGTCCGGAGTGCCCGTTGTATCGGCATTTCTTGAAATTGTAGAAGGCCGTCTGATTCAGGACGGCATCTGGGAATTGGAACGGCAGGGCGTAACGGATATTTACGTCCTGCCGTTATTCGTATCTTCCGGCAGCACGCATGTCGATGAAATCGCACAGGCGTTTGGCTTGCCAGCCGCTCATGGGCTGCAAGGCGACCTGGAGCCGTTTGAAGTAAAGGCAGCCCGGGTGCGGTTCGGTCAGCCGATTGATGACGACCCGGAAGTGGCGGAAATATTGCTGGGCCATATCCGGGAGCTGTCCCGCGAGCCGGAGCGCGAAGCGCTGCTGCTTATCGGGCATGGCAGCCGGGAGGCGGGCTTCCATGAGCGCTGGCAGCAAGGCATGAGCCTGCTTGGCTCGCGGCTGTGCAGCCTCGGCGGCTTCGCACGGGCGGAGCAGGCGATGCTGCTGCCCGATCAGGCGGCGGAGAAGCTGCGGGGGATGCAAGCGGAACGGCCCGATGAAGCGGTGATCGTCGTGCCGCTGTTTTTGAGCCGGGGGTATTTTACGAACCATGTCATTCCGGGACGGCTGCAAGGATTAAGTTACCGTTACAACGGCAAGGCGCTGCTGCCCCATCCGGCTATTGCCAAGTGGATTGCGAGGCAAGCCGCTGCGGGGCTGGAAGGCTGCGGCAGCGGTTGGGCTGGCAGCAGCGGTGGCTGA
- a CDS encoding YerC/YecD family TrpR-related protein produces MQLKKLNDKAIDQLFEAILTLKNVEECYVFFDDLCTVNEIQSLSQRLEVARMLGKGSTYNQIEAETGASTATISRVKRCLNYGNDGYKMTLDRLGR; encoded by the coding sequence ATGCAATTGAAAAAGCTAAACGATAAAGCAATAGATCAATTATTTGAAGCCATTCTTACACTAAAAAACGTGGAAGAATGTTATGTATTTTTTGATGATTTGTGCACCGTGAACGAAATCCAGTCGTTGTCCCAGCGTCTGGAAGTCGCACGCATGCTTGGCAAAGGCAGCACCTACAACCAGATCGAAGCGGAGACCGGCGCGAGTACGGCGACTATCTCTCGGGTGAAGCGCTGCCTGAATTACGGGAACGACGGCTACAAAATGACGCTGGACCGCCTGGGACGGTAA
- a CDS encoding sensor histidine kinase — MKIGMSSIKTRMVWSYLLLVFFVVSVLGVLFGSLIWNYYYGSAQSSVKQRAISALAQHSRSLASLTPQDQGQYMLKYMAEGGTRLQLLDGDGNVRIDSDGFAEELRYTTPDVKSAELGSTGTWMGIDPYYGERVASVTVPVWNGVRIVSMLRYSAGLSQVDDMVLQLIRMTFFVAIGVLLLVLGLSLWMAHRIVKPIKELTRAARYMADGDWTRRAYKRNNDEIGQLAETFNSMVTELEKRERLKNDFISSISHELRTPLTSIKGWSETLKDGQPEDTEEMQMGLSIISRETERLSGLVEDLLDFSKLSARNMEMLTETLDFNGPVRETVRQLAVREEQTGVKLLASLGKSPIIVRADANRIKQVMINLIDNAFKYTPHGGSIRVTTTVSGDEAVLTVADTGTGISPEDLPHVTEKFYKASTGHGGSGLGLAICGEIIDLHGGTMSIDSEPGAGTIVTVKLPLLAGE; from the coding sequence ATGAAAATCGGTATGAGCAGTATTAAGACGCGGATGGTTTGGAGCTATCTGCTGCTCGTATTTTTTGTGGTCAGCGTGCTGGGCGTTCTGTTCGGATCGCTTATATGGAATTACTATTACGGGAGCGCGCAAAGCTCGGTCAAGCAGCGGGCGATATCCGCTTTGGCGCAGCACAGCCGTTCGCTGGCGTCCTTAACGCCGCAGGATCAAGGCCAATATATGCTGAAATATATGGCGGAAGGCGGCACGAGGCTGCAGCTGCTGGACGGCGACGGCAACGTGCGGATTGATTCGGACGGTTTTGCCGAGGAATTGCGTTACACCACGCCGGATGTCAAATCAGCCGAGCTTGGCTCAACCGGCACATGGATGGGGATTGACCCTTATTACGGCGAGCGTGTAGCGTCGGTGACCGTTCCGGTCTGGAACGGCGTGCGCATCGTATCCATGCTTCGCTATTCGGCGGGACTGAGCCAAGTCGACGATATGGTGCTCCAGCTCATCCGGATGACTTTTTTTGTGGCAATCGGCGTACTGCTGCTCGTGCTTGGCTTAAGCTTATGGATGGCGCACCGCATCGTGAAGCCGATTAAGGAGCTGACCCGGGCGGCCCGCTATATGGCGGACGGCGATTGGACACGCAGAGCTTACAAACGCAACAATGACGAAATCGGGCAGCTGGCCGAAACGTTTAATTCGATGGTTACCGAGCTTGAAAAACGCGAACGGCTGAAAAATGATTTTATATCCTCGATTTCGCATGAGCTGCGGACGCCGCTGACGTCGATCAAAGGCTGGAGCGAAACGCTCAAGGATGGACAACCTGAAGATACGGAAGAGATGCAGATGGGCTTGTCCATTATAAGCCGCGAGACTGAACGATTGTCCGGGCTTGTTGAAGACTTGCTTGATTTCTCGAAGCTGTCCGCGCGCAATATGGAAATGCTGACAGAGACGCTGGATTTCAATGGGCCGGTCCGGGAGACCGTCCGCCAGCTGGCAGTCCGCGAGGAGCAGACGGGCGTGAAGCTGCTGGCGTCGCTTGGCAAAAGCCCGATTATCGTCAGAGCGGATGCAAACCGCATCAAGCAAGTTATGATCAACTTGATCGACAACGCGTTTAAATATACGCCGCATGGCGGATCGATACGGGTTACCACGACAGTTTCGGGTGACGAGGCCGTGCTCACTGTGGCCGATACCGGAACCGGCATATCGCCGGAAGACTTGCCGCATGTCACCGAAAAGTTCTACAAAGCGAGCACCGGGCATGGCGGAAGCGGGCTTGGGCTGGCGATATGCGGAGAAATTATTGATCTGCATGGCGGAACGATGTCGATTGACAGCGAACCGGGTGCCGGAACCATTGTAACCGTTAAGCTCCCGCTGCTTGCCGGGGAATAA